From Carassius gibelio isolate Cgi1373 ecotype wild population from Czech Republic chromosome B21, carGib1.2-hapl.c, whole genome shotgun sequence, the proteins below share one genomic window:
- the LOC127985422 gene encoding vitelline membrane outer layer protein 1-like has protein sequence MVVHSLCLLDPLINFISILIHQARSAAMHHLIFMMFSLLLITGLQVSIQTVEKRVERSMDRYYISELTVPNGGGWGSWGQREMCPAGTYAAGFSLKVEAPIDGDDTALNGIRLHCIASKASSNSFRSYSTVQSDVGSWGQWTDIAWCPSGFLTAFQLRVERSQGDGDDTAANNIIFRCSEGYLLGGGTNWGGWGSWSQQCGGKGICGLKTRIELPQGRGDDTALNDVIMFCCD, from the exons ATGGTAGTGCATTCTCTGTGTCTGCTTGATCCATTAATTAATTTCATCAGTATCTTGATCCATCAGGCCAGGTCTGCAGCAATGCATCACCTCATTTTCATGATGTTTTCACTGCTACTCATTACTGGGCTGCAGGTGAGCATTCAGACTGTCGAAAAACGTGTTGAGCGAAGCATGGACAGATATTATATATCGGAGCTGACTGTGCCGAATGGAGGGGGCTGGGGGTCTTGGGGTCAGAGGGAAATGTGTCCAGCTGGAACGTACGCCGCAGGATTTAGTCTAAAG gtgGAAGCACCTATTGATGGTGATGACACTGCACTCAATGGGATCCGTCTTCACTGCATTGCGTCTAAAGCCTCATCAAACTCGTTTCGCAGCTACTCCACAGTTCAGTCAGATGTAGGCAG ctGGGGTCAATGGACAGATATCGCATGGTGTCCTTCTGGATTCTTGACTGCGTTTCAGCTGAGAGTCGAACGCTCTCAAGGAGATGGTGACGATACGGCCGCAAACAACATCAT ATTCAGATGCAGTGAAGGGTATTTACTTGGTGGCGGCACAAACTGGGGCGGCTGGGGCTCCTGGAGTCAACAATGTGGAGGAAAAGGGATTTGTGGTCTCAAGACACGGATTGAACTGCCTCAAGGACGAGGAGATGACACCGCTCTCAATGACGTGATCATGTTCTGCTGTGATTAA
- the LOC127985424 gene encoding vitelline membrane outer layer protein 1 homolog isoform X1 has product MHQFTSIMFSLLVITGLQVSVQTGEKRSEGNLDRPYKSELTVTNGGGWGFWGEVDMCPDGTYAAGFSLKVEAPVGQADDTALNGIRLYCVGSGNLTDSYPSYCKVQSDVASWGQWTDITWCPSALLTAFQLSVEPPQGNADDTAANNIMFRCSNGVSQLGNGTDWGDWGDWGDWSDTCEGTGICGLRTLVELPQGNGDDTALNDVIMYCCD; this is encoded by the exons ATGCATCAGTTCACTTCAATAATGTTTTCACTGCTAGTCATTACTGGGCTGCAGGTGAGCGTTCAAACGGGAGAAAAACGTTCGGAAGGAAACCTTGACAGACCGTATAAATCAGAGCTAACTGTGACAAATGGAGGAGGCTGGGGATTTTGGGGCGAGGTGGACATGTGTCCAGATGGAACGTATGCCGCAGGGTTCAGCCTAAAG GTTGAAGCTCCTGTTGGTCAAGCGGATGACACTGCACTCAACGGGATTCGTCTTTACTGCGTTGGATCTGGAAACTTAACAGACTCGTATCCCAGCTACTGCAAAGTTCAGTCTGATGTAGCCAG CTGGGGTCAGTGGACTGATATCACATGGTGTCCTTCTGCGTTGTTGACTGCTTTTCAGCTGAGCGTTGAACCACCTCAAGGAAATGCTGATGATACGGCTGCAAACAACATCAT GTTCCGCTGCAGTAATGGTGTTTCCCAGCTTGGTAATGGCACAGATTGGGGTGATTGGGGTGATTGGGGCGACTGGAGTGACACATGTGAAGGAACCGGGATTTGTGGTCTGAGGACACTGGTAGAACTGCCTCAAGGAAATGGAGATGACACCGCTCTCAATGACGTGATCATGTACTGCTGTGACTAA
- the LOC127985424 gene encoding vitelline membrane outer layer protein 1 homolog isoform X2 yields the protein MHQFTSIMFSLLVITGLQVSVQTGEKRSEGNLDRPYKSELTVTNGGGWGFWGEVDMCPDGTYAAGFSLKVEAPVGQADDTALNGIRLYCVGSGNLTDSYPSYCKVQSDVARFRCSNGVSQLGNGTDWGDWGDWGDWSDTCEGTGICGLRTLVELPQGNGDDTALNDVIMYCCD from the exons ATGCATCAGTTCACTTCAATAATGTTTTCACTGCTAGTCATTACTGGGCTGCAGGTGAGCGTTCAAACGGGAGAAAAACGTTCGGAAGGAAACCTTGACAGACCGTATAAATCAGAGCTAACTGTGACAAATGGAGGAGGCTGGGGATTTTGGGGCGAGGTGGACATGTGTCCAGATGGAACGTATGCCGCAGGGTTCAGCCTAAAG GTTGAAGCTCCTGTTGGTCAAGCGGATGACACTGCACTCAACGGGATTCGTCTTTACTGCGTTGGATCTGGAAACTTAACAGACTCGTATCCCAGCTACTGCAAAGTTCAGTCTGATGTAGCCAG GTTCCGCTGCAGTAATGGTGTTTCCCAGCTTGGTAATGGCACAGATTGGGGTGATTGGGGTGATTGGGGCGACTGGAGTGACACATGTGAAGGAACCGGGATTTGTGGTCTGAGGACACTGGTAGAACTGCCTCAAGGAAATGGAGATGACACCGCTCTCAATGACGTGATCATGTACTGCTGTGACTAA